The genomic segment TACTTTTATTGATCTGTCATTGAAACAGTGGACAGTCACGCTGTTGTGTGTATACTTCTTGGACCAGTGTATTACTTCGAATTTACAGGCTTTTGTGGCATTTTATTCAACACATTTTTAGCAGACTTTTGACAGTATTAGTCTGAATGATAATATCCTCCCTTAAGTAGAGAAAAGTACCAAGCAGTGCTATTTTATGATAATTTCGACTCCCTACAAAAAAGTATAATTGGTGTTTGGACTTTTTGGACCAGCGGGTTGCAGCAAAAAGGAAAGAGtacgtttttattttattctttttcttgCAGCGCACTATGGGATACTGTGCTTTCCTTTGTCTTCTGTAATGTTTGTGTATGAAGTGAACTGCTACACTTGACTGTTTACTAAAACTAATAGTTGTAGTTATGGATATTGGATATTGAGGTTTAACAGGAAGGTGAACAtgtgaaatgtgatttaaacGGGAAAATAACAGACCATGCTCTACAGAGTAGAAGGCGTTGCATTTAAGCACTGATGTTTATTTCAGATAGCCACAATGGGCTCGCTAACAAAACCACAAACGTTAGATTTTCCCTGCAGCCTCTTACCTTCATCACTGAGAAACCTTCATGTGTAAAACAGCCTTCTACACTCTGTCTGCACCGCTTTCATCAGCTGTTTCTGGGTGGCCAGGAAGCGGTCCCTGTGATTCCTGCTGTGCGGTGTAGAGGAGTTTAGCTGCCACACGTACAGTGTGATTATTGTTTGCGCCGTTGTCCCACTGTACAAAGTACAGCAGACAACGCAATGCTTCAAAACAGGAAATAATTAATAGTGACAGTATGTATAGACAAACAGGGCAATAAGTACAAACGGAACAATAAACACATAGTAGAAAGCCAGAGTGCAGATGTGTGTTGGAGCAATGGCACAGTTAACAGCTAAGGATGAGATGTGCTGTAGATGCTCTTTCTAAGTCTATTAGTCGGCGCTGTGATGGTGCGGGATCGCTTGTTGGAGCACAGCTGTGTGAAGTTACGGCAGTGTCTCCCATGTCTGAACGTGGCTGTCTCTGCAGCAGGTGCCCTCGTGTAGTAGGCCTGCGTGATGAAACTGGACGTCTCCCGAGTGGTGCAGGGCTGTCGCCTGGGGGTCCTGTCCCAGCTGGGCAGGAACGGAGACAGGAGTGTGGAGGTGCCCGGCTGCCTGCTGTCCACGCGCTGCGGATCGGTCCCCCACCTGACCCACGACACCCTCCGCACGCTGGACTCCCTCCCCGCCGCCACCCAGCTGACTCTCGCCAGCCTGTGAGAGCACCCCCCTCTGTGTCCGCTGTACATCCACGACAGGCCCTCTCGCGGGCAGCCTGCGCAAAACTGCTGTTGACTTTCTAGTGTCTGGAAACCCACTGGGGGAAAACACTGGGGAGGAGGGGCTGggagaaatattttatatgtttcACGGGCATCAGATCCTGAATTTGTGAACAGCACCCAGAGATAAGCCAGCAGGCCTTCACACAGCGAGCTTTCCCATAAGAAATGGAAGATTCCAGTTTCTGTAAAGGGGAATTCTGTACAAATCTGTGTTGTACTGCATATTACATCACTACTGGTCAGCATTTCATGGGAAGGAGGAAGCTACTTTAATTGCCCATGATGTTTCGTCATGGCTAATGTACCAGATGGCATATTATCTCTCTCATTCCCTGCCATGTGACCAGGTCCCAGTTCTGTCTCGCGTTCATGTAGAATGTTGAATAGCAGAGATGTTATTGAGTCTTCATTTTTAGCACTGCTGGAGTTGCGATGTCACTTTGTTTGTTTCCTTTATGAAGGGCAGAACACCAGGAAGTGTTGGAAGAGTTAAAAGAAGGAGCCAGGAAGTTCGCAGGTAAAAGGAATCTTCACCTCAacataaaaaacattgaaattaaaGTTCTGAAATATACTAGCATAATCAGCAACACACAAAACCTATAAAGAACAACAAATCATGTACTAAAAAGATGACTAACTTAGCAAATTTCTAAAGTATGGAAATGCATCTTGCCATACTATCACAGTGTTTGCACCAGCAAAATTTATCTTGGCAATACTCCTttccataaaaacaaaaaacggtCCCTAATCTTGCAATAAGAAAGAATAGAAAAGGTTGGTTTTCTGTCCTGAAGAATGCCTCCAGGTTCCAGATTATGCTTTGTGAGTCTGAAGAAGGTAGGACTTGCAAGGTTCAATCATCTTCTGTGATCGACATTTGCGCACACAGCATTATTTTGTTACAAAGCAAAGCATCTCTGTTTCTGACCCAATTGTcttgatgtctttctgcaactCAGGCTTGCACGACACAGTGCTGTATTGCTCTCTGCATGACCCTGCTGCTCCCTGCCCTGCGGGTTATGTAACCAACAAGGTAAGTCATTTTCACACTGACTTGATCCTTGTCACGATGGTCACTCCTGGAAACAGATTAAAAGTGTGTTGTAGGCTACAGAGCTTTGCAGGATGACTCATGTAATGATCATTTTTTAAGATTCCTTCTTATTAAACTAGGGGCCTTATTGCCACTTAGAGAAGAGTTTTGTTCCTTGAATAAAAGTTACTTAATAGACAGTCTTGTCCAGACAGTTCTATAAAATGCCTCTGCAGTAATGAGAACCCGTCAGCAAGTGATGCTAATAAAAATCATGTTATTTCAGGTattgttcttcatttttttcttttattgccaTGCATAGTGAGTGCAGACTGCTGCCTGCTGAATGGGGCTTGGAGCCTGAGGTCTTTACACACGCGTGTCAGAATTCACCTGTGTGAGCAAGCTCAAGCTCAGGACAGGTTTGAACAGGCAGGGCCCAGTGGTGTGAATTCATTCTGAGCGggaaacaatgtacagtatataccgaAGTCCTTGTTTTGGCAAGTGGGCGTGCCCACCTGACGTGCGGGTTGCCGTGCCTGTGCCCCTGTAGACGGTGTCCGTGTGGGGTAGTGGGGGCCGGATTGAGCTGACGCCCTCGCGGTTCATGGCGCTGCAGGCTGCTGTGAAGCCGGACTGGTACCACAGCATGGCGGACGGGGACACGCGGCAGCCGGGCACCTCCAGAAAGAGGGCGAGGAAGGCCGTGGACCGCAGCCTGGCCTTTCTGGACGAATGCCTTCAGCTGCACCACAGGAGCGAGGTACAGGGGGCACCATGAGCTCAGCCCATCCACGCTTGCAGTCACCCCAGGGCTGTGCTTATCTGGCGTGCAGGAAGCACTGTTTGACCTTCCCTGAGCTGTGTCAATAGATCTAGACAAGCTGGTTTAAAGACAGTTTAATTCCATTCACATCCTTATCAGAATTGCAAAAATGTTACAGAGCTTCTTAGTTTCTTCTTCATTAGATTTATTCAGTAAGTATCCCAGTACTACTGACTGtgctatttaatgtttttttttaattcaagtgcATACCAGTCTTCTGAGATATGAGTGTTGGAGATGAGCTGAAAGTAGTGGTGTTGTAGCCACAGTGACTGTACTGATACTGTGTATCCATGAGCACATATTAACACAAACAGTACTGATTACTGACTTTTTTTCCTTCCCCAAagcattgtgtgtgtgtgtgatgcagGGGGCTGCAGGTTTACATCCTGCCCTAGGCTGGTAAGTAACCATTCTCTGCGCCTGGGTTTTGCCTGTTTTACAGGAGTTGAGCAAAGCTGAGATTCTGGGAGTTGTGGAAGGCGGAGACATCCTTGAGGAGAGGGTCCGCTCAGCCAGGGAGACAGCCAAGAGGCCCGTGGCCGGCTTCGTTCTGGACGGGTTCCAGCCGTGCGCCATGAGTGCAGGGGTCCGTAACGCGCTGCTCCTTGCGGTGACTGCTGAGCTCCCGGATGACAAGCCGAGGTACAGCGACTACTGCCTGCGTCTTCACAACACTCGTCAGACGAGTACTGGGTGGCGGATAATTTATTGTGTTAATAACGATGCACTTAGGTCAGATCCTCTTTTTATTCCATTGTCTTATAATGAGGGACCCCTCGGCTTCAATCAAGATGTTCTTATTGCATGTCGGTCGCTGAAAGAAACTGACTTTCTCAACCTTCCTGCTCATTATCTTCTTCTGTTAAATGTGGTTCTTTTGGAGGTCTGTGCGAGATAAATACTGGCCAAAGAAAGatgcttttcttttatttcgcAATGCATGTTAAAAACTGTGTGCTGTGTTTATGGTATTATCACAGCTGGCATCCCAGGAAACCTGGCAAGTCGCTAAGCTGCTTTTAAAGCCTCCAGGAGGGTTAATCTGTAGAGTGGTCTCCAGGGTTGTCACCTGTCCTGCCGAGCAGGGAGATATTGGAGAGCTGACTCCCATTAGTGCCTATTAACTGCTTCCCCTCGCTGGGGTGAAGGTGGTTAAGTGAAGAGGATAAAGGTTACCATTGTCGACTCATTATCAGAATCGGAGTGCTGAGGGTTTTAATGGAGCCTGGACTGGGGGataattgattttgttttaaggtcAGAGAGAACTCACAGAGCTCTATTATCAGACATTATTCATTGGCCCATGGGTCTCTGGAGTGTGGCAGAGAGGAACTGACCTCTGCTGGGTGTGACCCGGGTGCAGCAGTCAAACTCATGTGCAGGTTCTGGGGTCACACTTCAGGAAGCCTGCAGAGAGGGCCTGTCAGTACCCATTTACTGGAAGGGGTAGTAGGTTCTTGGTGTTTTTCTGTCATGCAGAATCAATTATTGGGCAGTCTTCTGCTGAAAATGGTGGAAGAGTTCATCCTCATGAACCTGTATTTTGCAAACTGAAAAGTAGCAGTTTTGCTTTGGGAATGTGCAGAGAGCAGCCAGTGAAAATAATGAAGTGGTCTTTCTTTAGATGGCTAAAATGGAATTGATTCATTACATACAAGAGAAAGGGGTGAAATCTGCTCCTGGTAGGACCATTGATTTTGTAAGGTTGTGCAAGATAAGGGTACAGAAACTATTCCCGTGCATCATTTTATAGATGGGTTGAATTAATAGCCATGTACACTGAAGTGCTTGATTGCATGCTGAGGGCAGCAGCAGGGGATAAATTGCGTTTGCATTCCTGAAGACTTTAATTGTTCTTCACAGAGGTCAACTTTGCACAGGATAGGAGCATTTAACACTCGTCATCCTCGCGTGCACCCGTAGTATTTCCTTTGTTGCTGGTTGCATCATTTTCACCTTCCCATGTAGAATGCCTCCACAGTTCTCCATTTTGTTTAGAACAGCAGTACAGTGTTGagtgtaatctttttttttcataccaCATTTTTGCTATACAATATTTCAGCGCATGAAAAACGATCTACCGGATGTTTCTCTGTGCGGTGGTCTGTGATATTATTTGCTCAGCCTTGACACAAAGGTAACCGTCATGCTGTAGAGTTACAGATATTTTAGTCTCTACCCTTTTATGTCGGAGGCCTTTCAAGTTGGGCTTTGAGTGCAGCTGTTATTTTGCAAGGTTGCAAATACTGACACACAGTGTTCTTGAAGATCTGCTTTAATTTGCTGGAAAGGCACAAGGGTTGTAGTGCCTTCTACCGTGTTTTCGGAGCTATAATTCCACTGAGGTACATTGTGTTCCTGCTTTCCCCTGGCGTATCATGTTCACTGAGCTCACAATTTCATTTAATAGCCTCATTAACTAAAAAGAATGGCTTTAGTTCAGACTGGTAAAGGCAGCTGTCCTGAAAGAGCACTGTGTAGCAGAAGTCTCCCTTGCTCAGGAAAAGGGTTTAATCAGGCTTGGTTTTGTCTAGCAGGCTGCCTGGCCATGTTTGACCTCTATGTGTCCAAGTGGGCATGTCTTTAGGGTGTGTCGTGTGGGTGTGGCTATATGGGTGTGTCGTGTGGGTGTGGCAATAGAGGTAGATTGTGTGGGTGTGGTTATATGTGTGTACTTTGTAGGTTATACTGATGTGCCGTGTGGGTGTGCCCATGTCTCTGGGTTGTGTGTGTTACAGGCTGCTGCAGGGGGTGGGCCGCCCAGACGAGGTGCTGGACTGTGTCCGGGCTGGCGTTGACCTCTTCGAGGGCTTCTTCCCGTACGAGGTGACCGAGCGCGGCTGTGCCCTCAGCTTCAGTTACGACTTCCAGCCCGACCCGGAGAGAGAAGGTACTGCACGCCAGACAGGTCTGCGTCCatgttgaacttttttttttactgagtgAAAATATTATACGCAGTAAGAAGGACTTTTAAGGTATAACATGCTAATGCTGTCAAGGCATTCAGACTTCCCTGTGCAGTAGGCTCTGCTCGAGTTTAAATTTATTGCAGGCCTACTGATGTCTAAATCATTATTGATTTGAAAAGCCCTCGGTCCTTCGATGCTTAATTTTTTATCACTTGTCTGTTCCCTAAAGCAGTTtgattattttgcttttctacTGCCAAGACAGAGTCTCCTCCCGGTGTTGAGGATGTCTGATTATTGCTGAGTGAAGGAGTCAGTCCCAGGTGTCCGGCACCTGTCCTGCTGTTCCAGCTGTCAGGCTGGATTAGAACGACCTTCTCGTTCCAGCTCCCAGGTTAATATCGCTGTTGGTGACTGCCCTCACTGTAGCAATCCACTGACAGCGGCGCCTGTCACTTCCTGTCATGTACAGGATGCTGGTGGCCGAATTGCCGAAACATTCTTCCTGCCAATCCTGTTGAAACCACGACTGCTAGAGAGTCACAAGCTCGTGAAATGGCGTTCTGACGTCATTGACCGCTGTCATTGTAGAACTCTCGGGACACAGGAATGTGAAATCCTACAGCTGTATTCGCTGCAGCTGCTGTAGAGGAAGTTCAGCTGTCTTTCACTACCCCCACCAGCAAACTGCCTCCCTGCATGCACATTTTACAACATGTTGGTGCCACTGTAGTATGATAGCTGCAGAATAAAGGATGAGGTGTTTATCTGGTGATCTCTCAGTTTCTCTGACCCAACCTCGGACCTTCCCTGGGCAGTGTTTAGACCCCCATGCCTTCCTCCATCCTTCTCTGGTCAGTCGTGGGTTTGTATCTCCTCCTGTTGCACCTGAGCCCCGTGCTCCACACATGTGCCCCCTGGAGGAGAAGCACCTGGCAAGCAGtggctcattttttttttgtagtaccAGCCAAAGAAATAAGTCTTCAGGCTTCTTAGTTAGAAAGAGTCTCGTCGTTTAGGAATGAAACAACACGTCGCTCTTATTAACGCCTGCCGTTACTTAAACTGCCTTAAAGTACAGCTCTGGTTGTCCCCTGGGTCTGGGCTCAATGAAGGGAGAGCCCCGTTCAGCCCCTGTCCTTCTCTGTGAGAACAAGGCATGTGCTGTGTGGGCGGAGACTCTGGAATCCCTTCTGAGCCAATTAGAGCACAGCCTCAGGGAGAGGGGCGTGGTCACAGTGGCCCCAGTTGTTTCCTGGCTTTCTTGCTTCACATCTCTAACAATTCCCAGCCTACCTGCTTCTGtcgtaggtttttgtttttgctcctGGGCATCTGTTGCCCTGGAAGCCAGTTGTCTGGTTTGACGTTTTC from the Lepisosteus oculatus isolate fLepOcu1 chromosome 5, fLepOcu1.hap2, whole genome shotgun sequence genome contains:
- the qtrt2 gene encoding queuine tRNA-ribosyltransferase accessory subunit 2 isoform X1, whose amino-acid sequence is MKLDVSRVVQGCRLGVLSQLGRNGDRSVEVPGCLLSTRCGSVPHLTHDTLRTLDSLPAATQLTLASLAEHQEVLEELKEGARKFAGLHDTVLYCSLHDPAAPCPAGYVTNKTVSVWGSGGRIELTPSRFMALQAAVKPDWYHSMADGDTRQPGTSRKRARKAVDRSLAFLDECLQLHHRSEELSKAEILGVVEGGDILEERVRSARETAKRPVAGFVLDGFQPCAMSAGVRNALLLAVTAELPDDKPRLLQGVGRPDEVLDCVRAGVDLFEGFFPYEVTERGCALSFSYDFQPDPEREGTARQTVLERDGALKTEEEAGTREGDAEGRGPGSPFEMNLRDTRYREDLNPVRPGCSCYCCRTHSRAYVHHLLVTNELLAGVLLMLHNLHHYSRFFQALREALQVGRLDSLRWQVLQPCSSAPQGREEA
- the qtrt2 gene encoding queuine tRNA-ribosyltransferase accessory subunit 2 isoform X2, coding for MKLDVSRVVQGCRLGVLSQLGRNGDRSVEVPGCLLSTRCGSVPHLTHDTLRTLDSLPAATQLTLASLAEHQEVLEELKEGARKFAGLHDTVLYCSLHDPAAPCPAGYVTNKTVSVWGSGGRIELTPSRFMALQAAVKPDWYHSMADGDTRQPGTSRKRARKAVDRSLAFLDECLQLHHRSEELSKAEILGVVEGGDILEERVRSARETAKRPVAGFVLDGFQPCAMSAGVRNALLLAVTAELPDDKPRLLQGVGRPDEVLDCVRAGVDLFEGFFPYEVTERGCALSFSYDFQPDPEREVLERDGALKTEEEAGTREGDAEGRGPGSPFEMNLRDTRYREDLNPVRPGCSCYCCRTHSRAYVHHLLVTNELLAGVLLMLHNLHHYSRFFQALREALQVGRLDSLRWQVLQPCSSAPQGREEA